From the Saprospiraceae bacterium genome, the window CCAGGCATCTAAATAGTAATGTGCCGCGGGCAGACCTATTTTTGCTAAAAATGTAGCATAACTCTTGGGCTTGACAACTTGATAATCAGGGCGTTGTTGGAGGACGACAGACAGGTCGCGCTCCGAAATTTCATCCAACCGCCAGTTGTACCCGCTCGTCAGGTTGATGAAAATACCGAATTTGGACTCAAATTGAAAAAGAGCCCGCACCGGTATGACAACAGATTTTTGCCCCAAAGCGCCGACAGTAACAGGCGCGTAGTCGCTCAATGGAAAACTACTGCCAATGCCCAAAATGCCGTTAAAATACCCCGCATCACCAAGCGCAACCCGTAAAGGGCGATATTTGAGGTACAATCCGCCGTCCTGCAACCCACTGTTTTGATTGGTGTACACGTATGGCACGGACACGACCACATCCAGCCGGTCTGTTACCCCGTATTCGGCAAAAAAACTGAGCAAGTTGCCACGGTAAGGCAAGTTGAATACGCTACCGTTTGCGCCGCTGAATTGTTCGGCTTGCATCCCGGAATAGGAAATCGCCACATCCAGGTGTTTGGCGCCTTTCATATAGCCGTCCAGCGGCCCTTGCGCCCGGGCGAGCGAAAAGCACACAACAAATTTTAGGAGGAGGGCGGCAAGCATTGTATTCGTCATTTTCTTAAAACAGGTATTCCTTCACGCACTTTTAATGTTTATGCCCGCTGTGATCGTCGAAGGGGTCTTGATATACGTCCTCTTTCAGCCACTTCAAATCTCTTGTTTCGAGCGCCTTTCGGATATGGCCCCAGTTGTGGTTTTGTGGTCCGGCGGCGAGGTATTGCAGTGTGCCGTTCTGGTCGGCCAGAAGCCGTTCGAGCATTTTCTTTTCGTTCAGTGACTCGATGGCGAGTTCGGCTGCTTTGTTTAGGCTCTTATAGGCTTTGCCGTGCTTCTTTTGTGCTTCGTAGGCGACGGCTTTGTTGTAATGAAAAAACCAGTCGGTCGCATCTCCGGCGGCAGTAGCTGACACCTTACTCGTGGTGCAATTCGCGCCAAAAGCCAGCAAAATCAGCAGTAAAAGAGCATTTTTCATAAAATCTTCTTTTAAAAGGTGGCGCGAAAACTGTTCCGCGCCACCGGACGTAAACAAAAACTACCACCTCAAAACCTGCTTTTTTCTTTTAAAAGCCGGGCGGAAGGTGTGGAGCTCCCGTCCCGGCCAAGTGCCCTGTAAGCGACTTGTTTTCTTTTAGACAGCGTCATGTTGAGGCGGTTTTATTGAACAATGACTTTCCTGACCTCGATGACGTTTTCATCGGTCTGGACTTTCAGGATATAAACCCCTGTTGGAAGCATGGACGAGAGGGGTATCTGTTCGTTCAGCATGGTCACATCGTGCAAATGGATGGGGCACAAGGGGCTTGCCCCCCGCGCGTCCACCATTGAAATCGAAACATCTGTGGGGTGTTCAAAGTCGGCTTGTATGCTCAACTTATCGGTGACCGGGTTCGGCCACACACTTATTTCTCTTTCACCAAGAGCAGGATTGGTAGCGCTGGTAGTAATGAGTGCAGGGTTAAACCCCGTCTGCATCACATCTTTATTTGCCTCGTTCTGGACAAAAGCCACGACCTCCAATTGCGTCCAGTCGGGCGTCGGGTCCCCGGCGTAAATCTCCCATTGCGCTTCGATAACGACCGAATCGCCGACAGCCCAATCCGCCGGGAGGGGTGTGCCGACTGCATCCGGCAACAGTTTTCGCATCACGTTCTGAAAATGATTCTCGCCGTTGTACGAAGTGAAGCCCGTGATGTCCTTCTCTGTCACGGCAATCTTTGCCCTCAACTGGGGCATCCCTGAAATGGCTTGTGTCGCCGTTATCACGACATGGGTAAAAACAGTGTCGTGTGCATCGGAAAAATCGTGAGAAACCGAAATGGCAAATGGCGATGACACGGCATATCGGGCGTCCAAAATTGCCTGATTGAAACCGAACACGGGACCGCTCCATGTACTACCGTCCATGTGGCCATACGGTGCGGACGCGTTGGAATAATAGATGCTCGCATCGTCCACATCCACCGGGTTGTAGTCGTACAAGCGGGGCGTACCGAAAGGTATGTCGGTTTGGTACTTGACAGAGACAATTTTCTGAGCGTTGGCATCGAGCAATTGATTCAAACCGGGGTTGTAAACGGCGCATGGCGGGCAGTTTTCTCCCGTGAACTCTTCAAACAACATCAACCGCTGCGATTGACCTTGCGAAGCGCATGAAAAAAACATACCGGCGATCAGCAGCATTGACCTTCTCATGTTGAATATTTTTTAACGCGAGCATCAAATAATTTTGACGTACAACAGCAGGGTCAGCCGGGCGGGAGCTGTGGAACTCCCGACCCAGCTACACACCCTGTATAAACCCCGATGAATCATTTTTCAAAATCTATCTCCACCTCCACGCTGTCCACCGTGTTGCCGATGCGCAGGGTATTGCCTTCGAGGTGGTGAATCGTCCATACATTGCCCGACAGCGTGAGTTTCATATTGGCCTCATCCGCTGCCCATGTGCCGGAAGTGGGATGCGTGAAGGGCGTGATGTTGGTGGTTATTTCGTAGTTGCCGCCCGTTTGCAGGTGCAGAAACATCGTCGTCGAGGCCGGTGCTGCTACGCCGTCAACCTTGATTTCGGTGGAATTCCACTCGGCGGTCAGGTTTTCGGTCAAGGTCGGGTCGTCGTTTTTACAGGAGTAAAAAACCCCGCCGAACAGGAACAAAGCGGCGAAGAATAAGGGCATGATTTGCTTCATGTTTGTAAAATTTTATGTTTGAATGAATGAATTGGCGTGTCACTGGATTTCATAGTTGAGCATCATCCCCCCATCTTCGTGTTCGAGGTTGTGGCAGTGAAAAACGAATTTGCCTTTGAGGTCGGGAAAACGGACAATGATGCGCACTTTTTCGCCGGGGAAAGCGAGCACGGTGTCCTTCCAGCCGCGTTCCCAAGGCTCGACGGCCCCACGGCCCCCGCTGCGGGATAGCACCTGGAATTGCCCGGCGTGCAGGTGCATTGGGTGCGTCTCCGTACCTGCCGAATTGTCGAACTCCCAGATTTCAACCGTTCCGGCCTTCACCACTTCGTCGCGGCGGTCAGGGTCGAATGTTTTGCCGTCTATTGGGTGCATCACCATACCGTCCATGCCGCCGTGCTGCATCATGTGTCCGATGTTGAACGTGCGCGTGGCGACCGCCTGCGACTCTGGTATTTTTTCAACCGGCATCAGCGCGCCAGGTATGGATGTATTGTCGGATTCTTGCCGCGTCACCTTCAATTTCAGGATGTAAAACGCCTGCTGCCCTTGCGTCTCCGTCCCGGCAAAAGCGTTGCTCTGCAAGTACAATTCCGAGCCGATGGCCTGACCGTCGAAATCGAACAGAATATCTGCCCGCTCGCCGGGCGCAAGCATCACGGACGACACCGACACCGGCGCATCCAGCAAACCGCCATCCGAACCGATGAGATGGAACATAGCGCCGCTCGAAAACGCGAAGTTGTAAATACGGGCGTTCGAGCCGTTCAACAACCGGAACCGGTATGTGCGGGTGGCAACTTCGAGCACCGGCGAGGCCGTGCCATTCACCAGGATGGATTCGCCAAACATTCCGATGCTGCGGTCATCGGTATCCGGGTTGTAGGTCAGGCCGCCGTCGAGCCGCTTGTCCTGCACCACAAGCGGCACGTCGTATTCGCCCGAAGGCAGACCTAAGGATTCTTCTTCCGGCGAAGTGACCACGAAGAAACCCGCCAGCCCGCGCCAGGCCTGACTGGCCGTAGACATGTCCGGGTGCGGGTGATACCAGTAGGTGCCGGGGCGGTTTTTCACCGGGAAGTTGTATTGGAACGAGCCGCCGGGCGCTGTCACATCGGTCGGGTAGCCATCCTGCGCGGCAGGCACTTCCAGTCCGTGCCAGTGAATATTGGTCGCTTCGCTCAAATTGTTTGCAAATGCCAGATTGAACCCTTCGCCCTGCCGGATCCGAATGGTTGGCCCCAATATGGCAGCGCCGCCATACCCCAAAGCATTCACGCTTACGTCTGTGCCGAGCTGTGCCGTGCCGGATTTTGCATCGAAAGCGGCATTGGAGCCATCTACAAAGGCAGGTATTGCCAGCGGGTTGGAAAACCCGCGTTCCACCACCTTCCGGGCTGTTGCTGCATCGCTGTTGTTCATTTTTTGGCAGCGCGCGCAAGAAAGCACAAGAAAAGCAGCCATCACCGCCAGTCCGGGTAATTTGATTCGTAGTTTCATTGTGTGAAAAAATTGCCGTTAAAAAATCGTTATCGCAAACTCGTAGCAACTAAAAAAGCAAGTGCGGCGCGGCGCGGAGAAAGGTTGCACGAGCCTTCATTTTTTCTAAGAAACCGTCTGAAAACCCCCGGCGAGGCGAGAAGGCGTAGATTTTGGTGTCAGGTAAGGCTCATTTTTAAGGGAATAGTCTTGTCCTATTGCCGAAAAAATAGCCGCTGCATGACGGCAAAAGATGCGCCTTATCGCCCGGTGGGGGTTTTCAGACGGTTTCTAAATCTTGACAAAAATCTTTCGCCTCCAAAGCTCCCGGCACACCAACCAAATCACCGCCGTAAAGCTCAGCGCGAACAGCAACGAGCCAAGTTCGGCGCCAGCGACGGGGTAAAACATCTTTTCATAAATCCAGTACATCGCGTTGCGGGTTTTGCCAGCCGGGTCGGTGTATTTTAGCGGCAGCATGCTTCTGGCCGCTACACTCGAAAGCACGTAGGCGAACAATGGGTTTGCCCCAAAAACCAGAAACGGCCGGGCAATCGTCTGCCAGCCCCGGACATCGAGCGCCCAGATGCAAAAGGCCAGAAAAATCATGGCCAACCCTGCGGTGTATAGCACGAAAGAGCTCGTCCAAAGCAGTTTGATAATGGGGAAAACCGCGCCCCACGGCAATCCGGTGGCGGTAAGCGCCAGTCCGTATTTCAAAAAATCGGACACCAGGCGTTTTTTGTCCTGCTTTTTATCCGCGATCAATCCACCCGTGAGATACCCGATGATGACCGTGACGACGGCTGGCAAGGTGCTCAACAATCCCTCCGACTCGAACGGAATACTGATGCCGTGATTAAGGTGGGCCGCGCCGAGCACCGCGAGGTCGATTTGCCGCACCAGATTTGTCTCAATCGAATAAGGGTCTCCCGTGCCGCCGAACCATAACGCCGCCCAGTACCCGACGAGCAGCAGCCCACTTGCGATGACCAGTTGCTTTTTGTTCAGCGACAAGCAGAGGAAAGCCGCCAGTCCGTAGGCAAGTCCGATGCGCTGCATCACGCCCATGATGCGCAATTCCGGCCAGTTGGTATGCACAAACGGATAAGCATTCAGTGCCACCCCGATAAGGAAAATCAGCCCCGCTCTACGAAGTATTTTCCGTGCAAGAGCGGGCGACAGTTTTTGGTGGTATTTTTCAAAAGAAAACCACGCCGACACCCCCACGATGTACAGGAAAAAAGGGAATATCCAATCCGCCAATGTGCAGCCGTGCCATTCGGCATGACGCAGTGGTGCAAACACATGCTCCCAATCGCCGGGCGTGTTGACGATTATCATCAGTGCGATGGTAAGGCCTCGAAAAAAATCAATAGCCAGATAGCGGCTTGTGGCAACGGTTTCGGACATTTTTTATGTCTTTTTGCAGTTCATCTGCTGTAAAGCGATTTTCAAATATGGCCAAGCCTCCCTGCGGCAAAGGCAAAGGACAACCCACCTGTGGCGATGACCACAGAGCGGTGTTTTGGCGTTGACCAATCAATTGAAAGGGGTAGTACGGCAGAATGAAGCCGACACGGGGGATGATTTACCGATAGTTTAGGTGCAAAACCTGAATTGCTCTTGCAACCTGATCATCCACCCGGCTTAAAAAACTTGCTGTTGACAAACAGCACGTCTGATTCCACCATTTGAATTTTGTTTCTTTTGCTTGCGCCGATGTGGCAGTATTGATAGAAGCCATTTTCGTACAGCAGTTCGAAAATCTTGTAAAAAGGCACGGCATTTTTGTAGAATTCGAGGTATTGCACTTCCAGATACAGCACCTTAACTTTTTCTCTCAGCGTTTGCAGCCCGCCTTGCAGCACGTTGTACTCGAATCCCTGAACGTCTATTTTCACGATGTGAACTTCCTCGCTGTCGGTAAAGTATTCGGCATACCAGCTGTCCAAGGTCAAAGAGTCCACCTGAATCGTTTTGGTCTCTGCCAACGCCTCTTTGATTTCGGGATAACATCCGCCGTAGAGCGCGTCGTTCGGTTGGAGACAAGAATTGGTTGAAGAAAAATCAGAGGTATGGAAATACAGTCTCCCGTTCGATTCGGCCAAAGCGATATCGAACAGATAGACATTTCTCGTGCCCTCGTACTTTTCGTACAATTCCCTGAAAATGTTCGGAGTCGGTTCAAAAGAAAAAATGGAAGCATTGGGAAAAAGTTTGCTGATGTAATCAATCGTTTGACCCGTGTTGGCGCCTATGTCGAAAAACACAACAGGGTCATTTTTGCCAAAAAAACTGAGCAGTATATCGTCCAGCCTCGGATGCAGAATCGCCAGTTTCGAATTGACAAAAGGAATCCGCCGAAGCATTTGCAGCAACGTCATGTCCGCATCATTTGAGCGTTTGAAAAAAGAAGGGGCAGGAATCAGGATTACCTGCTGTGGTACTTGTTGCTGTATTTTTTTCTTAAAATGGTAAGCCCGTTGTTCCAGGGCAACGTTGACCATTCCCAAAACTGCGGGTCCAATTCGGCAACAGCCCTGTACGGCCCGCCTTTGGCCCACTGGCCATCTTTGAGGGTCAAATCCGTATGATAAAACGGGTCCGTGTTTCCGTACATCAAATCGTGCAGCAACACCACGCTGCTTGGGCCGATTAACCGGTCGAGAATCTCCAACTCCTTTTTTACATGAGGATAGGAATGCCAGTCGTCAATGAAGATAACGTCAATTTTTTTCCGCTCATCCCAGGTTTCGAGAAATTCGATAGTGTCCTGCTGGCAGAATGTGTAATGGCCGGAATCAGGGACAAATTCCGTCGGCGGATTCAAATCAACAGACCACAAATGCCCTTTATTCATTTCGGCTGCCGTCAGCAACGGTTGGGTGGTGTGCCCTTCTCTTACCCCGAGTTCCACAAAAGTTTTACCCCTCGACGCCAATGCAATGGCGAAAATGGAAATGATGTGCCGGTCGGAATCTTCCTTGCCAAAGAGCGCCTTGTCGCAAAAAGTTTTGACGGGGTTCTTGGTTGAGCCGTTTAGGTGCTGTTTCAAGGGGTGATTCACGTGAATCTCGGAAACCTCGACCCCATTAGTAGGACCATGCAGCGGATAAGTTTGATTCATTGTCATGAGTTTAAAAGTTAAAATACGGGTTGGAGGAAAAGAATGTGTGTAAGGGATTAAAAAAACTGTGTTGGAGCAGGGAGGCCTATTAAAAATGATAAAACAATCCGGCGCTGGCAGAAATCGAAGTTTGCCCCCTTCTCCCGGTCAGCAACTGTTCAAAAGACAGTCGCCAACGCGGCGCAAGCCGGTACTCTATTCCTGCTCCGAACAAGTAGTGCAACGCCATCTTGTTGTAGTCAACTATCGTCACCACCGGTATGTGCCCGTCCGGGAAATACAAGCCCGTATGCGCTTTGGAGAATTGCTTCACTTGTGCATTCGCGCGACCTGAGAAGCCCAACATTGCGCCACCGCGCAAGGTGCTTTTCCAGCGGCCATATCCCAAAAGCCTTTGCATGCTGAGCGGTACGAGCCATTCAGTACTGCGGAGCCTGGTTTGCATGGTCACCACAAAGGGCTCGTCGTTGGGTATGTGCGAAGTGGGGTCCACCTCTTCCATAAGCAAAACCACCTCTGTGGGAATCCCCCCGTTTGAAGGAAGTGCGTACCGGAATTCGTATTGTTTCGCGCCAGGGTCGTTCGGGTTGAGGTTGATGCCGTCCATAAGGCGCAATGTGGCGATATCGGAATAGATGTGGGTGGTAGTCTGTTGCCAGAGACCAGATTCTACACGCCAGCGCGGATTCAGTTGATAAGCTATTGAAATGCCCGATTGCAGGCCCGTTGCCGGGTTTTGTGTGTGTTCGGCAACCGGGATGTGCCCGGTCTGATTCATTCCGGCTAATTTCTGCCACTGCCACACCGGGGCTATGTGCAACCCGACCGACCATTGGTTCGAACGGGCGCGGCGTGGTATTTCAACTGTCAAAGATGAAAGAGACTCTATCCTTTGCGCAATTGCCAATTGTGGTGGTGGCAGCGTAGGCAATGGAGACAAAACGATGACATCCGATGTGTCGAAAGAATCGGCCATAACTTGGCCCGAGTCGGCAACCACAGCGTTTATCGGGGTAATCAGCTGAAACACCTGCTCGGGGCTTGTTTGTGTTGCCTGTTTTTGCAACACGCTGTGTTTTCGCATTGGCAGTGCATCGTCTGTCGGCATTTGACGGACAGGAACATCGCCGCCGGGCAAGAGGGCGGCATTCGCCACTGTATTTTCAAAGGCGTTCACGCTGCTGCCCACAACCGGTGCAGCTGCTTGTGGCGCAGCGACGGTAGGTTTGTCCCCCTGCATTTTCCGCATAGCCAACCCGCCAAGCAAAACTGCCAGTCCCATGCCCGCCAGCCACCACCAAATCACCGGGCGGCGGCGCTTGGACAACCGTGCCTCGACGCGCTTCCACACCCGTTCCGGGGCGGGTGGCGCATAGTCGCCAAGTGCTTCCCGGAGCAGGCGTTCTATTTCGTCAAAGTGAGCAGAACGGTTTGTCATATCAACATCAATGTTTTGTTCAACAGCTTTCGCAGATAGGTTTTTGCCCGAATCAGCTGGGATTTTGAGGTGCTTACGGTGATGCCCAATTCGCGGGCGATTTCTTCATGGCTGTGGTCTTCCAGGACGTACAAATTGAGCACGCTGCGGAAACCCGGGGGCATTTGTTGGAGCAGCCGCAGCAATCGTTCGGGCAGTTCCGTGTCCGATTCATCCATGCTTTCAAATTCGAAACCTTCCAGTACGTCCAAATTCAGCGTTTCGGGCAGTTGTCGCTGTTTTTGCAATTGTTCCAGCGCTGTGCGCACCACGATTCGCCGTATCCAACCTTCCAAACTGCCCTCGCCCCGGTATTTGCAGATGTTTTGAAATACCTGC encodes:
- a CDS encoding DUF1624 domain-containing protein; translated protein: MSETVATSRYLAIDFFRGLTIALMIIVNTPGDWEHVFAPLRHAEWHGCTLADWIFPFFLYIVGVSAWFSFEKYHQKLSPALARKILRRAGLIFLIGVALNAYPFVHTNWPELRIMGVMQRIGLAYGLAAFLCLSLNKKQLVIASGLLLVGYWAALWFGGTGDPYSIETNLVRQIDLAVLGAAHLNHGISIPFESEGLLSTLPAVVTVIIGYLTGGLIADKKQDKKRLVSDFLKYGLALTATGLPWGAVFPIIKLLWTSSFVLYTAGLAMIFLAFCIWALDVRGWQTIARPFLVFGANPLFAYVLSSVAARSMLPLKYTDPAGKTRNAMYWIYEKMFYPVAGAELGSLLFALSFTAVIWLVCRELWRRKIFVKI
- a CDS encoding RNA polymerase sigma factor is translated as MNALDANPPSTDMVLAAACCAGERYAQRMLWERYSRRMFGVCLRFANSPTEAEDLLQEGFVQVFQNICKYRGEGSLEGWIRRIVVRTALEQLQKQRQLPETLNLDVLEGFEFESMDESDTELPERLLRLLQQMPPGFRSVLNLYVLEDHSHEEIARELGITVSTSKSQLIRAKTYLRKLLNKTLMLI
- a CDS encoding class I SAM-dependent methyltransferase, which produces MKQHLNGSTKNPVKTFCDKALFGKEDSDRHIISIFAIALASRGKTFVELGVREGHTTQPLLTAAEMNKGHLWSVDLNPPTEFVPDSGHYTFCQQDTIEFLETWDERKKIDVIFIDDWHSYPHVKKELEILDRLIGPSSVVLLHDLMYGNTDPFYHTDLTLKDGQWAKGGPYRAVAELDPQFWEWSTLPWNNGLTILRKKYSNKYHSR
- a CDS encoding T9SS type A sorting domain-containing protein, translated to MLLIAGMFFSCASQGQSQRLMLFEEFTGENCPPCAVYNPGLNQLLDANAQKIVSVKYQTDIPFGTPRLYDYNPVDVDDASIYYSNASAPYGHMDGSTWSGPVFGFNQAILDARYAVSSPFAISVSHDFSDAHDTVFTHVVITATQAISGMPQLRAKIAVTEKDITGFTSYNGENHFQNVMRKLLPDAVGTPLPADWAVGDSVVIEAQWEIYAGDPTPDWTQLEVVAFVQNEANKDVMQTGFNPALITTSATNPALGEREISVWPNPVTDKLSIQADFEHPTDVSISMVDARGASPLCPIHLHDVTMLNEQIPLSSMLPTGVYILKVQTDENVIEVRKVIVQ
- a CDS encoding multicopper oxidase domain-containing protein; amino-acid sequence: MNNSDAATARKVVERGFSNPLAIPAFVDGSNAAFDAKSGTAQLGTDVSVNALGYGGAAILGPTIRIRQGEGFNLAFANNLSEATNIHWHGLEVPAAQDGYPTDVTAPGGSFQYNFPVKNRPGTYWYHPHPDMSTASQAWRGLAGFFVVTSPEEESLGLPSGEYDVPLVVQDKRLDGGLTYNPDTDDRSIGMFGESILVNGTASPVLEVATRTYRFRLLNGSNARIYNFAFSSGAMFHLIGSDGGLLDAPVSVSSVMLAPGERADILFDFDGQAIGSELYLQSNAFAGTETQGQQAFYILKLKVTRQESDNTSIPGALMPVEKIPESQAVATRTFNIGHMMQHGGMDGMVMHPIDGKTFDPDRRDEVVKAGTVEIWEFDNSAGTETHPMHLHAGQFQVLSRSGGRGAVEPWERGWKDTVLAFPGEKVRIIVRFPDLKGKFVFHCHNLEHEDGGMMLNYEIQ
- a CDS encoding FkbM family methyltransferase, with the protein product MTLLQMLRRIPFVNSKLAILHPRLDDILLSFFGKNDPVVFFDIGANTGQTIDYISKLFPNASIFSFEPTPNIFRELYEKYEGTRNVYLFDIALAESNGRLYFHTSDFSSTNSCLQPNDALYGGCYPEIKEALAETKTIQVDSLTLDSWYAEYFTDSEEVHIVKIDVQGFEYNVLQGGLQTLREKVKVLYLEVQYLEFYKNAVPFYKIFELLYENGFYQYCHIGASKRNKIQMVESDVLFVNSKFFKPGG